In the Pongo abelii isolate AG06213 chromosome 9, NHGRI_mPonAbe1-v2.0_pri, whole genome shotgun sequence genome, tcaaattttttaatacataagaaagaaaggaaatagcaAAATGGGAAAAGTAAGTCCTATCCTAACAAAATTTTAACACatgcaaataaattaaattttctaattataaGGAAGAGACTGGCAGAATTTCTcctttgccacttctattcatgAGTGATGGAAGTTCTAGGAAAGGCAAGTAGGGGAAAAATTAAGATGTATATTCCACTTGTCTTTCCCTAAGATTATTTGGGAAAATGAGCATCACTATGTAAATATTTGTGATGAATATTTTTGCTTGACACTCAAAGTTTTCAAATAATATGTCCATCTCTTTTTTTGTAATAATCAGTTACCAGCACTAATTTCTTATCCCACATAAAATGCTGTCACAGTGCCTCTCTGTTCCTTAATCCTTCTGCCATTTGCAATTATTGGtgaatataaagaataaatacatgAGGAAATAATAAATAGTGAGTATCTCTCTCTGTCAGGTGCTTTTGATGCCCATCCTAAGCACCTTATATAAGCCCTGCCTGAGCTCCTTGTTCTTAAGCGCATACATTATGGGGTTGAGGGCAGGGGGAATGACATTGTGTAGCACATTTAGTAAGACTGGAATGAGGGGAACTCTCATTCCTGTACTATGAGTGATGGAAATCACAATGATGACTGTGTAGAAGAAAAGGATTAGGATGAGGTGGGAAGTGCAGGTACTTAAGGCCTTGGATACAACTTGTGGAGAATTCAGCTTCAGAACAGAGTGAAGTATTAAAGCATATGATAAAATAATCAAACCCAGGTCGCTTCCCATGAGTGTCCAAACCAGAAGTAGCTGGttaatgctattgatttttcGATCATCACAAGATAGGCTAGTGACTCCAAGGTTAGAACAAAGACAGTGCTCAATTTGATTCTGAGAGCAGTAGTGTCTCTGAGCAGCCAACACAGGCACTGAGATAGGAGATAGGCTGTTTCTTAGTGCCATGAACACAGTTGCTTTGAAAACAAAAGATTCAGTGACGATTGATGGATATCGTAGTGGTTGACAAATGGCTACATATCTATCAATAGCCATGCAGACAAAGATACCCGACTCCATGGCCACACAAAAATGTATGGCATACATCTGAGCAAAGCACTCC is a window encoding:
- the LOC100453846 gene encoding putative olfactory receptor 56B2; translation: MFQEHRDSNSSKFQVSEFNLMGFPGIHGWQHWLSLPLALLYLLALSANVLILIIINKEAALHQPMYYFLGILAVVDMGLITTIMPRILAILWVNAKTISLPECFAQMYAIHFCVAMESGIFVCMAIDRYVAICQPLRYPSIVTESFVFKATVFMALRNSLSPISVPVLAAQRHYCSQNQIEHCLCSNLGVTSLSCDDRKINSINQLLLVWTLMGSDLGLIILSYALILHSVLKLNSPQVVSKALSTCTSHLILILFFYTVIIVISITHSTGMRVPLIPVLLNVLHNVIPPALNPIMYALKNKELRQGLYKVLRMGIKST